A window of the Bacillus sp. A301a_S52 genome harbors these coding sequences:
- a CDS encoding DMT family transporter, which translates to MNKFYLVGILLAIGSGIANGTVGVLSRGLFEYNLSPTAVSFYKCFIAFALLTIIVLINKGLRSQLFSNIKILKLALCSFLGIFVLYYFETTAYNYTAVPTVVFILLGTSVVVTFILSSIILSEKKKTYQYISFILLIIGLGFMIGFNDMTFIFNAGIVLSIIAGIGYGLFLVLTKKFNIESGLITLWYLMGFGCLYLIIPFLIEGLVFPQSETLLPLISLAILPTLVGFYCTVKALKLIEATKVQLFELTEPIFACIFAFILLNEIIVGYEWIGAFLILFALYFSEFGERLFVRKKQDTLKIN; encoded by the coding sequence ATGAATAAATTTTATCTTGTTGGTATATTACTTGCTATCGGTTCGGGTATTGCAAACGGCACAGTAGGGGTATTAAGTAGAGGGTTATTCGAATATAACCTTTCACCGACTGCTGTATCTTTTTACAAATGTTTTATAGCATTCGCTTTATTGACAATCATCGTCCTTATTAATAAAGGATTAAGGAGCCAATTATTTAGTAATATTAAAATATTAAAGCTGGCTTTGTGCTCCTTTTTAGGGATATTTGTACTCTATTATTTTGAGACAACTGCTTATAATTATACAGCAGTTCCAACTGTTGTCTTTATTCTACTTGGGACATCAGTTGTTGTGACATTTATATTAAGTTCGATTATCTTATCAGAAAAAAAGAAAACTTATCAATATATTAGTTTCATTCTGCTTATTATAGGATTAGGTTTTATGATTGGCTTTAATGATATGACATTTATCTTCAATGCTGGTATTGTCCTCTCAATAATCGCAGGGATTGGATATGGGTTATTTTTAGTCCTTACCAAAAAGTTCAATATTGAAAGTGGCTTAATTACATTATGGTATCTAATGGGCTTTGGTTGTTTATATTTAATTATTCCATTCTTAATTGAGGGCTTGGTTTTTCCCCAATCTGAGACATTACTTCCGCTGATCTCACTTGCAATATTACCTACTCTAGTAGGCTTCTATTGTACGGTCAAAGCTTTAAAATTAATTGAAGCAACTAAAGTTCAATTGTTCGAGTTAACAGAGCCTATATTTGCATGTATTTTTGCATTTATCTTATTAAATGAAATTATAGTAGGATATGAATGGATCGGTGCTTTTCTTATATTATTCGCTTTGTATTTTTCTGAATTCGGAGAACGGCTTTTCGTAAGGAAAAAACAGGACACTCTCAAAATTAATTAA
- a CDS encoding amino acid ABC transporter ATP-binding protein produces the protein MITVSKLNKKFDQTTVLESIDFSVNKGEVVCLVGPSGSGKTTLLRCLNLLEIPNGGTITIGDKTVNFDQAPPSKKEIAQLRRYSGMVFQGFHLFPHKTVIENIIEAPLVVKKANRKTLIDKGKSLLEKVGMLEHIAKYPDALSGGQQQRVAIARALMMEPEVMLFDEPTSALDPQLVKEVLRVIESLAKEGQTMVIVTHEMNFARRVANKALFMDDGIIVEDGPAKKVLSQPKKERTKQFLQLLDDD, from the coding sequence ATGATTACAGTTAGCAAGTTAAATAAAAAATTTGATCAAACAACAGTCTTGGAATCGATTGATTTTTCAGTAAATAAGGGGGAAGTGGTCTGCTTGGTCGGGCCTTCAGGTTCAGGCAAAACAACTCTATTACGATGTTTGAACCTATTGGAAATCCCGAATGGCGGTACGATTACCATTGGAGATAAAACAGTTAACTTTGACCAAGCTCCTCCTTCAAAGAAAGAGATAGCTCAATTAAGGCGTTACTCTGGAATGGTTTTTCAAGGGTTTCATCTCTTTCCACATAAAACTGTGATTGAGAATATCATTGAAGCCCCGTTAGTCGTAAAAAAAGCTAACAGAAAAACGCTTATTGATAAAGGTAAATCATTATTGGAGAAAGTAGGAATGCTGGAGCATATTGCGAAATACCCTGATGCGTTGTCAGGTGGCCAACAGCAACGGGTCGCCATCGCAAGGGCCTTAATGATGGAGCCGGAAGTCATGTTATTTGATGAACCGACCTCTGCCCTAGACCCTCAGTTAGTAAAAGAAGTTCTTCGTGTCATTGAAAGCTTGGCTAAAGAAGGACAAACGATGGTGATTGTGACACATGAAATGAATTTTGCTAGAAGGGTAGCTAATAAAGCGTTATTTATGGACGATGGCATCATTGTAGAGGATGGGCCTGCAAAAAAGGTTCTTTCTCAGCCGAAAAAGGAAAGAACAAAACAATTCCTACAGCTTCTTGATGATGACTAA
- a CDS encoding amino acid ABC transporter permease, whose protein sequence is MIEWFTQIQWEYLYNPQLAYDSRELLLEGLRVTMIIALFSMFFALILGVVLGVMRMSKFWFLRLPAKLYISFMRGTPLLVFIFILYYGIPVLGIEFKSAIVAGIVGISLNFAAYMAEVVRSAIMSVPRGQWEAAASLQMNYIQTLRRIIIPQATRIALPPIFNIFMDVIKGTSLASVITVQELLYSSRLVAGRTYDSMTMYITAALIYWVVCIIIGFFQEYLEKRYNRYLNSR, encoded by the coding sequence ATGATTGAATGGTTTACACAAATACAATGGGAATACTTATATAATCCACAATTAGCCTACGATTCTAGAGAATTATTACTTGAAGGGCTAAGAGTGACGATGATCATTGCATTATTCAGTATGTTTTTTGCACTCATTCTGGGTGTCGTACTTGGGGTCATGCGTATGTCTAAATTTTGGTTTTTACGCCTTCCTGCAAAGCTGTATATTTCCTTTATGCGTGGAACACCTTTACTAGTTTTTATTTTTATTCTCTATTATGGCATTCCAGTGCTTGGCATCGAATTCAAAAGTGCGATAGTAGCAGGTATCGTAGGCATAAGTTTAAACTTTGCTGCTTATATGGCTGAAGTTGTGCGCTCAGCCATTATGTCAGTTCCTCGTGGGCAATGGGAAGCTGCAGCATCACTCCAAATGAATTATATCCAGACATTGCGTCGAATTATTATTCCACAAGCGACGAGAATTGCGTTGCCTCCTATTTTTAATATTTTTATGGATGTGATAAAAGGAACGTCCTTAGCTTCCGTTATCACTGTTCAAGAATTACTTTATAGTTCGAGACTCGTAGCTGGCCGTACGTATGATAGTATGACTATGTATATCACGGCAGCCCTTATATATTGGGTGGTTTGTATTATTATAGGCTTCTTCCAAGAATATTTAGAAAAACGCTATAATCGCTATTTAAACAGTCGATGA
- a CDS encoding transporter substrate-binding domain-containing protein codes for MKKMSFAGLAMTSLLVMTACQAANDDNTSETGNNDGTNTNESADEETSWSEVEESGTLVVGTSGTYAPITFMDENNELTGFEVELAREVAEILDLEIEFSTMDFDGILPALRNGQIDVAAHDFAITEERLETFDFVTPHKYSYGSIIVRDEDVDAFDSAHDLEGVDVALGSLTSNYAIFADNIGANGTAYDGGTEAILRDVINGNQDAYLNDYLVLQRTLDEFGDDRLAVASDVKYHATESAMAVLKGNTSLKEQLDGAVQELIDNGTVASLAEEFLGEDVSQPVDESEVVSLDGE; via the coding sequence ATGAAGAAAATGAGTTTTGCAGGGCTTGCTATGACGTCTTTATTGGTGATGACAGCGTGTCAAGCAGCGAATGACGATAATACGAGTGAAACAGGAAATAATGATGGCACTAATACAAATGAATCCGCAGATGAGGAGACATCTTGGTCTGAGGTGGAGGAAAGCGGTACGTTAGTTGTTGGGACGTCAGGAACATATGCCCCTATTACTTTTATGGATGAAAACAATGAATTAACTGGGTTTGAAGTGGAGCTTGCTCGTGAAGTGGCTGAGATTCTCGACTTAGAAATTGAATTTAGTACAATGGATTTTGACGGCATTTTACCAGCGCTAAGAAACGGACAGATTGACGTAGCGGCCCATGATTTTGCCATTACGGAAGAAAGACTGGAAACATTTGATTTTGTCACACCACATAAGTATTCTTATGGCTCTATTATCGTAAGAGATGAAGATGTGGATGCATTTGACTCTGCCCACGATTTAGAAGGGGTCGATGTAGCACTCGGATCATTAACGAGTAATTATGCGATTTTTGCTGATAATATTGGCGCAAACGGCACGGCTTATGATGGCGGAACAGAGGCGATCCTTCGCGATGTGATTAACGGGAATCAAGATGCTTATTTAAATGATTATCTTGTGCTCCAAAGAACTTTAGACGAGTTTGGTGATGATCGTCTAGCTGTTGCATCTGATGTTAAATATCATGCTACTGAAAGTGCCATGGCAGTTTTAAAAGGCAATACGTCTCTTAAAGAACAGCTTGATGGTGCTGTACAAGAGCTGATTGATAATGGGACGGTTGCTAGCTTGGCAGAAGAGTTTTTAGGAGAAGATGTGTCACAGCCGGTTGATGAATCGGAAGTCGTAAGTTTAGATGGTGAGTAA
- a CDS encoding aminoglycoside phosphotransferase family protein yields MDLGNPIAIGNTAKIYYFDNKIVKVFNDFLPDTESINEANKHKYAYSSGLPVPEILGVTKINGKQAIIMEYVKGKTLGDLLFKDKEQTENYLNISIDIQMKIHSINPNPKAIEPMYVKLNRQIETVNKLGRKQKSVLLNKLESFTYENRLCHGDFHLYNLIKTDNQVVVIDWVDSSAGDIRADVYRTYLLYSQVSSVLADMYLRLYCERSGILWSEVFQWAPVIAGARLSESVSTENSKRLMRIINHYCPL; encoded by the coding sequence ATGGATTTAGGTAATCCAATAGCAATAGGAAACACTGCAAAAATTTATTATTTCGACAACAAAATAGTAAAAGTTTTTAACGATTTTTTGCCTGATACGGAATCCATAAATGAAGCAAATAAGCATAAATATGCCTATTCATCTGGACTTCCTGTTCCTGAGATTTTAGGTGTTACTAAGATAAATGGAAAACAAGCAATTATAATGGAATATGTTAAGGGAAAAACATTAGGAGATTTATTGTTTAAAGATAAAGAGCAAACAGAAAATTACTTGAATATTTCAATCGATATTCAGATGAAAATTCATAGTATTAACCCTAATCCAAAAGCAATCGAACCAATGTATGTTAAATTAAACCGTCAAATTGAGACTGTGAATAAATTAGGTAGAAAACAAAAGTCCGTTTTGTTAAATAAATTGGAATCATTTACTTACGAAAATAGGCTCTGTCATGGAGATTTTCATTTATATAATTTGATTAAAACAGATAATCAAGTGGTAGTTATAGATTGGGTAGATTCGAGTGCAGGAGATATCCGTGCTGATGTCTATCGGACCTATCTTTTATATTCCCAAGTTTCATCTGTATTAGCTGATATGTACTTGCGACTTTATTGTGAAAGGAGCGGGATTTTATGGTCTGAGGTTTTTCAATGGGCTCCAGTCATTGCTGGAGCAAGATTATCTGAAAGTGTCTCAACAGAGAATTCTAAACGACTTATGAGGATAATAAATCACTACTGTCCATTGTGA
- a CDS encoding GTP-binding protein: protein MKKVPITVLSGYLGSGKTTLLNHILTNRDRLKVAVIVNDMSEINIDATLVQNNGFSRTEEKLVEMQNGCICCTLRDDLMKEVERLVEEGDIDYIVIESSGISEPVPVAQTFTYKDDELGIDLTNRCQLDTMVTVVDGKRFWDDYHSGESLLDRKEGTDESDTREISDLLIDQIEFANVIVLNKVDLLDEEDKHELLGFLRKLNADADILPATFSNIELTSILNTAKFDLEKISQSAGWIKELNEEHIPETEEYGISSFVFRKKRPFHPVRLRQWMEEWPEEVVRAKGFLWIATRNSTAALVSQSGSVVTLQGAGKWIAALDEEEQQQLLIEEPELRNKWDDQFGDRQTELVLIGIGMNQTDVTESLNQCLLTDDEMTIDWTTLPDPLPAFVED from the coding sequence ATGAAAAAGGTTCCTATTACTGTCCTAAGTGGATATCTCGGTTCGGGAAAAACGACACTATTAAATCATATTCTAACGAACCGTGATAGGTTAAAAGTCGCTGTCATCGTTAATGACATGAGTGAAATTAATATTGACGCAACACTCGTGCAGAACAACGGCTTCTCACGGACTGAAGAAAAATTAGTAGAAATGCAAAATGGCTGTATTTGCTGTACACTGCGTGATGATTTAATGAAAGAAGTGGAGCGTTTAGTTGAAGAGGGAGACATCGACTACATTGTTATTGAATCATCTGGCATCAGTGAGCCTGTTCCCGTAGCACAAACATTTACTTATAAAGATGATGAACTTGGAATTGATTTAACTAACCGCTGTCAGCTTGATACGATGGTAACAGTGGTCGATGGCAAACGTTTTTGGGACGATTACCATTCAGGAGAGTCTTTATTGGACAGAAAAGAAGGAACAGATGAGTCAGACACAAGGGAAATCTCCGACCTTCTTATTGACCAAATTGAATTCGCTAATGTGATTGTGTTAAATAAAGTAGACTTGCTAGATGAAGAAGATAAACATGAACTTCTAGGATTTCTTAGAAAGCTAAATGCAGATGCGGACATTCTGCCTGCTACCTTTTCCAATATTGAATTAACTAGTATTTTAAATACAGCTAAATTTGATTTAGAAAAGATAAGTCAATCAGCTGGCTGGATTAAAGAGTTGAACGAAGAACATATACCTGAAACAGAAGAATACGGTATTTCCTCATTTGTATTCCGTAAAAAGAGACCATTTCATCCAGTACGATTACGTCAGTGGATGGAAGAATGGCCGGAAGAAGTCGTGCGTGCAAAAGGCTTCCTTTGGATTGCCACGCGCAATTCAACAGCCGCCCTTGTTTCTCAATCCGGCTCAGTTGTCACACTCCAAGGTGCAGGAAAGTGGATAGCCGCTCTCGACGAAGAAGAACAGCAGCAGCTATTAATAGAGGAACCAGAACTTCGCAACAAGTGGGATGACCAATTTGGTGACAGGCAGACAGAGCTTGTCCTCATTGGCATCGGTATGAATCAGACGGATGTCACTGAATCTCTGAATCAGTGTTTGTTAACGGATGACGAGATGACGATAGATTGGACCACCCTCCCTGATCCTCTCCCTGCTTTTGTTGAGGATTAA
- a CDS encoding 5'-3'-deoxyribonucleotidase, which translates to MKRIAIDMDEVMADFMPKHLKLFNDDHGESITIDNLQGKKLRELRSDHVEQLANYLREPSFFRDLAVMPDSQEVIRELQEHYEIFITTAAMEFPTSFTAKYEWLKEHFSFLNDLNFVFCGDKSIIHADYLIDDNVRHFKRFSGQGILYTAHHNIHETGYHRVNNWKEVRAYFLGS; encoded by the coding sequence ATGAAGCGAATTGCTATCGATATGGACGAGGTTATGGCTGATTTTATGCCAAAACATTTAAAGTTATTTAATGATGATCATGGAGAGAGTATCACGATCGACAATTTACAAGGCAAAAAGCTCCGTGAGCTACGCTCTGATCACGTGGAGCAATTGGCAAATTATTTAAGAGAACCGTCTTTCTTTCGTGACCTTGCTGTTATGCCGGACAGTCAGGAAGTCATTCGTGAGTTGCAAGAGCACTATGAGATTTTTATTACGACAGCAGCGATGGAATTTCCCACATCTTTTACCGCTAAATATGAATGGTTAAAAGAGCATTTTAGTTTCTTAAATGACTTGAATTTTGTTTTTTGCGGAGATAAAAGTATTATTCATGCTGATTATCTGATTGATGATAACGTGAGGCACTTTAAACGATTTAGCGGGCAAGGGATTTTGTATACTGCCCATCATAATATACACGAAACAGGTTATCATCGGGTAAATAACTGGAAAGAAGTGAGAGCGTATTTTTTAGGAAGCTAG